In Deltaproteobacteria bacterium, the following proteins share a genomic window:
- a CDS encoding UpxY family transcription antiterminator, which yields MDSMIKIEENRENTGDVSGKNWYAVHTRSRHEKKVDTELKGKGVESFLPLYETLSRRRDRKKVIDLPLFSGYLFVHIVPERERILDVLKVKGVVRIIGRTSTELHAIPEAQIEAVRRFVESDVLISGHPYIKEGSRVRVKCGPLTGVEGVLQEKRGKHRLIIAVDMLQQAVSTEISVDEVEPV from the coding sequence ATGGATTCCATGATCAAGATTGAAGAAAACAGGGAAAACACCGGGGATGTCTCCGGGAAGAACTGGTACGCCGTCCATACCCGTTCCCGGCACGAGAAAAAGGTCGATACCGAACTGAAGGGCAAGGGAGTGGAATCTTTTCTTCCACTCTATGAAACCCTGAGTCGCAGACGGGACCGGAAAAAGGTGATCGATCTTCCCCTCTTTTCCGGATATCTCTTTGTACACATTGTGCCTGAGCGGGAACGGATTCTGGATGTTCTGAAGGTCAAGGGGGTCGTCCGGATTATCGGCAGAACGTCGACGGAACTCCATGCCATACCGGAGGCGCAGATCGAAGCGGTCCGCAGGTTTGTTGAAAGTGATGTCCTGATCAGCGGGCATCCCTATATCAAGGAAGGAAGCCGGGTCCGCGTCAAGTGCGGCCCCCTGACGGGCGTTGAAGGGGTCCTGCAGGAGAAGCGGGGAAAGCACCGCCTGATCATCGCCGTTGACATGCTGCAGCAGGCCGTTTCCACGGAGATCTCCGTCGATGAGGTGGAGCCGGTGTAG
- a CDS encoding sulfotransferase family protein, with product MNLLKKPKYGKPIIVVSGLPRSGTSMMMKMLEAGGVEIASDGERKADDDNPKGYYELERIKELDKGKDKSWVKNLRGKAVKVISFLLKDLPGEHFYKVIFVRRDLKEVMASQNKMLVNRGVDFDPSYEKKMIANYEKHLHQVEQILKGDDRFDVLYLSHREILNDPLTSAKAISSFVQDGLNEKAMAGVVDTALYRNRNGVI from the coding sequence ATGAATTTATTGAAAAAACCGAAGTACGGCAAACCGATTATTGTTGTTTCCGGTCTGCCCCGGTCGGGCACCTCGATGATGATGAAGATGCTTGAGGCCGGGGGCGTGGAGATCGCTTCCGACGGCGAACGGAAAGCCGACGACGACAACCCGAAGGGCTATTATGAACTGGAGCGGATTAAGGAACTTGATAAAGGCAAAGATAAAAGTTGGGTCAAGAATCTTCGGGGCAAGGCGGTGAAGGTAATCTCCTTCCTTCTCAAGGACCTGCCCGGCGAGCATTTCTACAAAGTGATCTTTGTGCGTCGGGACCTGAAGGAGGTCATGGCCTCCCAGAACAAGATGCTCGTGAATCGGGGTGTAGATTTTGATCCTTCCTATGAAAAGAAAATGATTGCGAATTATGAAAAGCATCTACATCAAGTGGAGCAGATACTGAAAGGGGATGACCGGTTTGATGTGCTCTATCTAAGTCATCGAGAGATCTTGAACGACCCTTTAACGTCGGCCAAGGCCATATCATCTTTTGTGCAAGACGGGCTGAATGAAAAAGCCATGGCCGGGGTCGTCGACACAGCACTCTATCGGAACCGTAACGGAGTGATTTAA
- a CDS encoding sugar transferase yields the protein MLRERARMVTRISVITDVIIELVAFYLAHWVRNTFLIGLAWEVMGKVYVVHERELASQDLWLLVMIIPFSLYLFRHYGAYESARLKSFGMVMSGYLSGILAMLIFLVLMHDVFVQLRISRLLSVLFLGFTALLIAIKEQVLFFAMHHFRGMGFNFRNVLIVGSGPRAMEVVDALKEHPEWGLRLVGFVDPDPNRVGKEYGGHVVVGSVDDLPQTLDENVVDEVIIAMPRSWFQLVEKVLRTCETSGIRAHLRFDLFNPKIAKPVFHDLFGFHLLSFETTSMHDIQLLVKRGFDVGASLILILLFAPLMIAVALLVKLTSPGPVFFKQERMGLNGRRFMMYKFRSMYVDAEERLTELEDQNEMTGPVFKISDDPRVTPVGRFIRKFSIDELPQLFNVFKGEMSLVGPRPPVYREVVEYQRWQRRRLSMRPGITCIWQVSGRNDIDFEEWMELDLEYIDNWSFWLDLKLLFKTIPAVLAGKGAH from the coding sequence ATGCTGCGTGAACGTGCTCGGATGGTGACGAGGATCTCCGTTATTACGGACGTCATCATTGAACTTGTTGCCTTCTATCTGGCCCACTGGGTTCGGAATACCTTTCTCATTGGTCTGGCCTGGGAGGTTATGGGGAAGGTTTATGTCGTCCATGAGCGGGAACTGGCGAGCCAGGACCTCTGGCTGCTGGTCATGATCATTCCCTTTTCCCTCTATCTCTTTCGCCATTACGGGGCCTACGAATCGGCCCGGCTGAAGAGTTTCGGGATGGTGATGAGCGGATACCTCTCGGGGATCCTCGCGATGCTGATTTTCCTCGTATTGATGCACGATGTTTTTGTTCAGTTGAGAATCAGCCGTCTTCTTTCCGTCCTTTTTCTCGGATTCACTGCATTGTTGATCGCCATCAAGGAACAGGTTCTTTTCTTCGCGATGCATCATTTCCGGGGGATGGGGTTTAATTTTCGGAATGTTCTGATTGTCGGGAGCGGTCCCCGCGCCATGGAGGTGGTGGATGCACTGAAAGAGCATCCGGAGTGGGGGCTCAGGCTGGTCGGTTTCGTCGACCCGGATCCGAATCGTGTGGGGAAAGAGTATGGAGGCCATGTTGTCGTGGGGAGTGTAGATGATTTGCCGCAAACACTTGACGAGAACGTGGTGGATGAAGTTATTATCGCCATGCCGAGAAGCTGGTTCCAGCTTGTGGAAAAGGTCCTTCGCACCTGCGAGACCTCGGGGATTCGTGCCCATCTCCGATTTGATCTTTTCAATCCCAAGATCGCCAAACCGGTCTTTCACGACCTCTTCGGGTTTCATCTCCTCTCCTTCGAAACAACCTCCATGCATGATATTCAATTACTGGTCAAGCGCGGGTTCGATGTGGGGGCCTCCCTGATCCTCATTCTTCTTTTCGCACCGCTGATGATCGCGGTTGCCCTGCTCGTAAAACTAACTTCGCCCGGTCCGGTCTTCTTCAAACAGGAACGGATGGGGTTGAATGGGCGGCGCTTCATGATGTACAAGTTTCGCTCCATGTATGTTGATGCGGAAGAGCGTCTGACCGAACTGGAGGATCAAAACGAAATGACGGGACCGGTCTTCAAAATTTCCGACGACCCGCGTGTGACCCCCGTCGGTCGTTTCATCCGGAAGTTCAGCATCGATGAACTTCCCCAGCTTTTTAACGTCTTCAAGGGGGAGATGTCTCTCGTTGGTCCCCGTCCTCCCGTCTATCGGGAAGTTGTCGAATACCAGCGATGGCAGCGTCGCCGGCTTTCCATGCGTCCCGGAATCACCTGTATCTGGCAGGTTAGCGGCAGGAACGATATCGATTTCGAGGAGTGGATGGAACTCGATTTGGAATACATCGACAACTGGTCTTTCTGGCTCGACCTGAAACTTCTCTTCAAGACCATCCCGGCGGT